A DNA window from Mya arenaria isolate MELC-2E11 chromosome 17, ASM2691426v1 contains the following coding sequences:
- the LOC128223148 gene encoding uncharacterized protein LOC128223148 — protein MDRLPTGGGMSGGAAPDGAFERFLTAAIATIITIMFSWRLLAEEEEARGGGQGAWGTQNQLNFPISANINTKKPPPGNQRKKSSASAQNVQPRIQDIDISDDETMAGSFVDPALEIRSPTNIDQNEQELVLYDHHSPIHTQQLEATNAMQTEANLSYVSTPDDSLTVDTLTTWDEYKWEDDAGDEDQYVIKTRRNVRDFLSPNSKSSNSSLNQSDPNESGAQLNETHLDLMSAANVEVQSSPSVPFSQRFANFEYKDTGGDSGYIDLYPDIESDSDNTDSSDDERAYDIQVSDSDSDDEREAGSFYGVTSLDTIMEEYESDVSESDDVIGSCDKEEGSKYAGDSRNVCDKNNETSGESYDTGAHFDSKNVGENLHDIPQSDVNTESPDIENNRSLSLNKALLNFEQNLKECDLDNSHDDQITESSILQTESTQNAICQPLQNETTLKCTEANTVECNLSLDKTHHFDMNTTLMQSRKECDMNVNEAGEEKISPGDNELTPMKNDPDFGNKSDPNLLKADFSHISTQNNNNKPEFKKLNIPEDDYKISEISDDSLPPSPIRTCALDHLIDTFSDTESCSSESVITVLSVKSNDSENRNMDKYHYYPVDKKDQARGDSDLSSLIDSKSETSSKYDNFSLVSGFLNDSLNSLLSANTGSHESETESSSDKEQSGHESSDLDNAGTLLDGLNGKVASDDSEISSQESLPNAQAHGQDVQICDEAAVMNGHTTSSDSLVNPQDQGHGHDEFDGNDGHADSDGASSDSSDPPLREYDPRDDDLAEYHFDSDEDSFFLVCDHNAVDEDDDDHDDGKLRNFETFTNLNSVGLSREYGDAFTSHTVADDASGFTFSRTEDVSTEFRRRGYFTERGNLSDSDARSDEPISPVVSEDEENKQTRESNPIIEPKTSVQQMAGTRISDSYKDAEISITGNDEKMADDQQLSTREPIDFRKYIIQTDLSPISEHVPFTEEMNFEHSPRDQEQSTSINGESLESNKSGNQKSEIDAAGDKSDTLGKKDLNNSDNSLPGVETFSSLTEQIKHLTESDDRLELEFQSSEGVVNSDNSNFGQTRSDSFQNSLKENEDVLQSSNTKETLIDDIVGDVRNERVSEQLVEHFETDLDDVSEVKRDLPDVVPSESKTIETAISKPRTNSRKLYQRKLRSTPTKPSVETNIDDILDETPLKSLEKESTAKVETNIDDIFDDHVTPVITAHVRASPLKQTQSPRKETNIDDILAEVSNTNRETSVDDIVIENYEHDDVKRGDVRAEKTPLTYETFIDDLLENPDQVSSQSHVFSSESAIEPGLAEISDTLPVIIEKGVHVENNNKLEQSPSHCLNNTDFKSRDSLKQNLERNVTDSLSNIEISEIDKDKDKDTQDYKENGQNNALLNSATITSNYPKSHDGLENSNTQHNVFERNLQDDNYVENENSQRTEYEKKDNAFEDSYTYDNLNTNSGQLSRGALNIEQSGLQYDGSNVTLPKTEKLNNSRNSSEIGQTPENNDRYRDNDVGISLEESTLPLEDRLKNTADVNSQDGLNFGDIVLTINDENVNENENDLKIVEQSECSSNAESSNLSSEGLLDSIGSSSPSGFSDDESLSSLEESYHSLQESYSLRARVHSESSLGRVVRTPLTKPSDFYNPRSQEIKGPRSSVKRRIQKQQLKKYSSVLTQPITPEKVHVVVELPDRHTSVTRLKVLKSRERFLSSENLSPSGNTFDDKFLQHRTSLLTSTPRKYIKRHERELQSTESLPTEMSLWNATYGSNSSMEHVHSLPLPSPRNLEELYNSRYSSANSSFERGEFDKLHANCMFSPAKREEIRHTTNSLENMFEQLLRYGSVSSVVETDLDADVNYDYDVSTHAQSFQDPFVSFQYPLERAASMSALVGTGEMERLPRKPGKGRFANRHVSKSKSLQTLETNLDDVFADELEQPGELKKTPSVHELRVSNSLSKLHVPDWFRKSSFSRSGSTQSLFTYAGRQGSTSTIGSCAYPPSITSSPSPSVTPCSNTVIIQKRVTPNQTTPSSARLRRPPMLPVTPERAPIHNTPAPSTLPSDKYRKRESKTLKPITIVPFAKIREMFERKSQEDAKMKSPVTSPTKEKPPPHKVRFEPTTPTKETVISIEAQPVNGHKPVQNERTVSPPPPLPDRKPILADSNRNSESAPPPKKAQVHFSDEPQQVSKSQEQKVESKRQNGATPSTLNNNNTKPSTSTVKKSGFRASLPLPQFRFRRPGPFATKVTSTTSSTTSAQDSSTKSKKETTV, from the exons ATGGATAGGCTCCCGACGGGCGGCGGGATGTCAGGGGGAGCTGCTCCCGACGGCGCGTTTGAAAGATTTTTAACCGCTGCTATTGCAACTATTATTACTATAATGTTTTCATGGAGGTTGCTGGCAGAGGAGGAGGAGGCTAGGGGTGGGGGTCAAGGGGCCTGGGGGACtcaaaatcagttaaatttTCCAATCTCAGCAAATATAAATACCAAAAAACCGCCTCCCGGTAATCAACGAAAAAAATCGTCTGCTTCAGCACAAAATGTACAGCCGAGAATACAAGACATCGATATCAGCGATGATGAAACTATGGCCGGCTCTTTTGTCGATCCTGCTTTAGAAATAAGGTCACCAACAAATATTGATCAAAATGAGCAAGAATTAGTGCTATATGACCATCATTCACCAATCCATACACAACAGCTCGAGGCAACAAACGCGATGCAAACAGAAGCTAATTTGTCGTATGTTTCAACACCAGACGACAGTTTGACAGTCGACACTTTGACCACTTGGGATGAATATAAATGGGAGGACGACGCCGGGGATGAAGATCAGTATGTAATTAAAACCAGACGAAATGTCCGGGACTTCCTTTCCCCAAACTCTAAGTCTTCGAATAGTTCATTAAACCAGTCAGACCCGAATGAATCTGGGgcacaattaaatgaaacccacTTAGATCTTATGTCTGCCGCTAATGTTGAAGTTCAAAGCAGCCCTTCCGTACCGTTTTCACAGAGATTTGCAAATTTTGAATATAAGGACACGGGGGGTGATAGTGGGTATATTGACCTATATCCGGATATTGAGAGTGATTCGGACAATACCGATTCCAGTGACGATGAACGAGCTTATGACATCCAGGTCTCTGATTCGGATTCGGATGACGAGAGGGAAGCGGGGTCATTCTATGGGGTCACTTCGTTAGACACAATTATGGAGGAATATGAAAGTGACGTCAGCGAGAGTGATGACGTCATCGGAAGCTGTGATAAAGAGGAGGGGTCGAAATATGCGGGTGATAGTAGAAATGTCTgtgataaaaacaatgaaacttCAGGTGAAAGTTATGATACAGGAGCACATTTTGATAGCAAGAATGTGGGTGAAAATCTACATGACATTCCACAGTCTGATGTAAACACCGAAAGTCCTGATATTGAAAATAACAgatctttatcattaaataagGCATTGTTAAACTTTGAGCAAAATTTGAAAGAATGTGATCTAGATAACAGTCACGATGATCAAATTACAGAGTCGAGTATATTACAAACTGAATCTACGCAAAATGCAATATGTCAGCCTCTACAAAACGAAACGACATTGAAATGCACTGAAGCGAACACGGTTGAATGTAATTTATCGCTTGATAAAACACACCATTTTGACATGAACACTACTTTAATGCAATCTCGTAAAGAATGTGACATGAATGTAAATGAGGCGGGTGAAGAAAAAATATCCCCCGGTGACAATGAATTAACTCCCATGAAAAATGACCCGGATTTTGGCAATAAAAGCGATCCTAATCTGCTTAAGGCAGATTTTTCGCATATAAGcacacaaaataacaataacaaaccagaatttaagaaattaaatattCCCGAAGATGATTACAAAATTTCAGAAATATCAGACGACAGTTTGCCGCCATCTCCAATTCGCACATGCGCACTGGACCATTTAATTGACACATTTTCGGATACGGAGTCTTGCAGCAGCGAATCTGTAATTACGGTTTTAAGCGTAAAATCAAACGATAGTGAAAATCGCAATATGGACAAATACCACTATTATCCTGTCGATAAAAAAGACCAGGCCCGAGGCGATAGTGATTTATCATCATTAATTGATTCAAAATCAGAAACAAGCAGTAAATACGACAATTTCTCATTAGTTAGTGGTTTTCTTAATGACAGCCTGAATAGTCTATTGAGTGCAAATACTGGGTCACACGAAAGCGAAACCGAAAGCAGCTCCGACAAGGAACAATCGGGTCATGAATCGAGTGACCTTGACAATGCTGGAACACTTTTAGACGGACTGAATGGTAAAGTCGCAAGTGACGATTCTGAAATAAGCTCCCAAGAATCTTTACCCAATGCACAAGCCCATGGGCAAGATGTTCAAATTTGTGATGAAGCTGCGGTTATGAATGGGCATACCACAAGTTCTGATTCATTGGTCAACCCTCAAGATCagggtcatggtcacgatgaaTTTGATGGAAATGACGGTCACGCTGATTCCGACGGCGCTTCGTCGGATAGCTCCGACCCTCCGTTGCGGGAGTACGACCCAAGAGACGATGATTTGGCGGAATACCATTTCGATTCCGACGAGGACTCTTTCTTCTTAGTCTGCGATCACAACGCCGTCGATGAAGACGACGACGACCATGATGATGGAAAATTGAGGAACTTTGAGACATTCACGAATCTTAACTCTGTCGGCCTCTCGCGGGAATACGGGGATGCATTTACTTCCCATACCGTTGCCGACGACGCTAGTGGGTTCACGTTTTCGCGGACGGAAGATGTTAGCACCGAGTTCCGACGGCGCGGTTATTTCACAGAGAGGGGAAACCTGTCAGATTCAGACGCAAGAAGTGACGAGCCAATTTCTCCTGTTGTTTCAGAGGACGAAGAAAATAAACAGACGCGTGAAAGCAATCCAATTATTGAACCAAAGACGAGCGTGCAACAGATGGCCGGTACACGTATTTCCGATTCTTACAAAGATGCTGAAATATCGATTACCggaaatgatgaaaaaatggCGGACGATCAGCAACTTTCTACAAGAGAGCCAATAgattttaggaaatatattattcagACCGATTTAAGCCCAATATCCGAACATGTTCCATTTACTGAAGAAATGAACTTTGAGCACTCGCCACGCGACCAAGAACAATCCACGTCGATCAATGGAGAAAGCTTAGAGTCCAATAAAAGCGGTAATCAAAAATCCGAAATCGATGCCGCAGGTGATAAAAGTGACACTTTGGGTAAGAAAGATTTGAATAATTCAGACAATAGCCTTCCTGGTGTTGAGACATTCAGTAGCCTAACAGAACAAATAAAGCACTTGACAGAAAGTGACGATAGACTAGAGTTGGAATTTCAATCTTCGGAAGGTGTTGTAAATTCGGATAATTCTAATTTCGGACAAACTCGCAGTGACAgctttcaaaatagtttaaaagaGAACGAGGATGTACTGCAAAGTTCAAATACGAAAGAGACATTAATTGATGACATAGTTGGTGACGTCAGAAACGAGCGTGTGTCAGAGCAATTAGTTGAACATTTTGAAACGGACTTAGATGATGTAAGTGAAGTTAAACGTGATTTGCCGGACGTTGTTCCAAGTGAAAGCAAAACCATTGAAACTGCAATAAGTAAACCAAGGACTAATTCAAGAAAATTGTATCAAAGAAAATTAAGGTCGACGCCGACTAAACCAAGCGTCGAAACAAACATTGATGACATATTGGATGAAACACCGTTGAAAAGTCTTGAAAAAGAAAGCACGGCAAAAGTTGAGACAAACATTGATGACATTTTTGATGATCACGTGACACCAGTAATCACTGCGCATGTCCGAGCGTCgccattaaaacaaacacaatcgccaagaaaagaaacaaatatcgACGACATTTTAGCGGAAGTATCAAATACTAATCGAGAAACGTCCGTTGACGATATTGTAATAGAAAATTATGAACATGATGACGTCAAAAGAGGTGACGTCAGAGCAGAGAAGACGCCATTGACATATGAGACATTTATTGACGATTTGTTAGAAAACCCTGATCAAGTATCTAGTCAATCACATGTGTTTTCGTCGGAAAGTGCAATAGAACCCGGACTCGCTGAGATTTCGGATACACTGCCAGTAATTATTGAAAAAGGTGTTCATGtagaaaataacaataaactggAGCAAAGTCCTTCACATTGTTTGAACAATACAGACTTTAAATCTAGAGACAGCTTAAAACAAAACTTAGAAAGAAATGTGACGGACAGTTTATCTAACATCGAGATATCTGAAATCgataaagataaagataaagATACTCAAGATTACAAAGAAAATGGACAAAACAATGCTTTATTGAATTCAGCAACGATTACCAGTAATTATCCAAAATCCCATGATGGACTTGAAAATTCCAATACACAGCacaatgtttttgaaagaaactTGCAAGATGACAATTatgtagaaaatgaaaattctCAAAGAACTGAGTATGAAAAGAAAGACAATGCCTTCGAAGATTCGTATACCtatgataatttaaatacaaacagtGGACAATTATCACGCGGTGctttaaacattgaacaatcaGGATTACAATACGACGGTAGCAATGTGACATTGCCAAAAACTGAAAAATTGAATAATAGTCGAAATAGTTCTGAAATTGGACAAACTCCAGAGAACAATGATAGATATAGAGATAATGATGTTGGCATTTCGTTAGAGGAATCTACCCTGCCACTTGAAGATCGTCTGAAAAACACTGCAGACGTGAATAGCCAAGATGGACTTAATTTTGGTGatatagttttaacaattaacGATGAAAATGTGAACGAAAATGAAAACGACTTGAAGATTGTCGAACAAAGTGAATGTTCCAGTAACGCTGAAAGTTCTAATTTGAGTTCTGAAGGACTGTTAGATTCAATTGGTTCTTCCTCACCGAGTGGATTTTCAGACGACGAGTCGTTAAGTAGCCTTGAGGAGAGCTATCATAGTTTGcaggaaagttacagcctgcgTGCACGCGTACATAGCGAATCTTCTTTAGGAAGAGTGGTTAGAACTCCATTAACGAAACCATCAGACTTTTATAATCCGAGGAGCCAGGAAATTAAAGGCCCAAGGTCGAGTGTGAAGCGAAGAATACAGAAACAGCAACTTAAGAAGTATTCTTCAGTGTTAACGCAGCCTATTACGCCAGAAAAAGTTCACGTTGTTGTTGAATTACCAGATAGACATACGTCCGTTACGCGTTTAAAAGTGTTGAAGTCAAGAGAACGTTTTCTTAGTTCAGAAAATCTATCCCCGTCTGGAAATACCTTTGATGACAAGTTTTTGCAACATCGGACGTCACTGCTGACGTCAACGCctagaaaatacataaaacgtcACGAGCGTGAGTTGCAGTCGACGGAGAGCCTGCCGACCGAGATGTCGCTTTGGAACGCCACCTACGGGAGCAATTCAAGCATGGAGCATGTTCATTCGCTTCCCCTCCCTTCGCCGCGAAATCTTGAAGAGTTGTATAATTCGCGTTACAGTAGTGCGAACTCGAGTTTCGAACGCGGCGAATTTGACAAATTGCATGCGAACTGTATGTTTTCACCCGCAAAACGTGAAGAAATCCGTCACACGACAAATTCTCTCGAAAATATGTTCGAACAATTACTGCGATATGGCTCCGTATCATCCGTGGTAGAAACTGACTTAGACGCTGACGTCAATTATGACTATGACGTCAGCACGCATGCGCAGTCCTTTCAAGATCCGTTTGTTTCGTTTCAGTACCCTCTGGAAAGGGCTGCAAGCATGAGTGCTCTAGTTGGGACAGGAGAGATGGAACGGTTGCCTAGGAAACCGGGGAAAGGCCGGTTTGCAAACAGGCATGTGTCTAAATCGAAGAGTCTACAGACGTTGGAAACGAATCTGGACGACGTTTTCGCCGACGAGTTGGAACAACCAGGGGAGCTGAAGAAGACCCCCTCCGTTCACGAACTCAGGGTTTCGAACTCTCTTTCGAAGTTACATGTACCCGATTGGTTTAGGAAATCGTCCTTCTCTCGTAGTGGTAGTACTCAGAGTCTATTCACTTACGCAGGTAGACAAGGCTCGACGTCGACGATAGGATCATGCGCGTACCCACCTAGTATTACGTCATCCCCCTCCCCCTCCGTTACCCCGTGTTCAAACACCGTCATCATTCAAAAACGCGTCACCCCAAATCAAACGACACCCTCGTCCGCGCGGTTAAGACGACCCCCTATGCTTCCCGTGACCCCAGAACGCGCCCCTATTCATAACACCCCGGCCCCTTCCACGCTCCCTAGTGATAAATACAGGAAAAGGGAAAGTAAAACGCTGAAGCCGATTACAATTGTGCCATTTGCGAAGATACGGGAAATGTTTGAAAGGAAGTCGCAAGAGGATGCTAAGATGAAATCTCCTGTAACGAGCCCTACCAAGGAAAAACCGCCACCGCATAAAGTGAGATTCGAACCGACTACGCCTACTAAAGAGACAGTTATAAGTATCGAAGCACAGCCTGTAAATGGTCACAAACCTGTTCAAAATGAAAGAACTGTATCTCCCCCACCCCCACTCCCTGATAGAAAGCCAATTTTAGCAGATTCAAATAGGAATAGTGAAAGCGCCCCTCCGCCCAAAAAAGCGCAGGTGCATTTCTCAGATGAGCCCCAACAAGTGAGTAAATCCCAAGAGCAAAAAGTTGAATCAAAGCGCCAAAATGGAGCAACTCCGAGcactttgaataataataatacaaaaccgAGTACGAGCACTGTTAAAAAGTCTGGTTTCCGGGCCTCCTTGCCCCTGCCTCAATTTAGGTTTAGAAGGCCCGGCCCCTTTGCCACAAAAGtaacatcaacaacatcatcaacaaccaGTGCACAAGATTCTAGCACGAAAAGTAAAAAAG AAACGACGGTATAG